One Artemia franciscana chromosome 7, ASM3288406v1, whole genome shotgun sequence DNA segment encodes these proteins:
- the LOC136029338 gene encoding ribosomal RNA processing protein 1 homolog, whose amino-acid sequence MAVMSANSQPPENVFAKRLASNEKKIRDKAVKKLRQWIAMRSGSSPVSNLEMLKIWKGLFYCMYMSDKPLIQEELSENIGGLIHSFNGLHGLEFFRAGLQIISIEWNGIDKWRIDKFLMFLRRLLRHAFEYVAKQGWPEDYTSLLADILDKDVINANKSLISVKIPLSLQVQFTDIIIEELAKAGGEELQHDTVMHFIRPFIECSAHGKDSRLKYSIEQRVFNNLINQSDAGLANQVGLTVEEFKEAVKEMAPRNFRDQAKDPRAGKIDIELPQIHLDYDLLSKEILTYASQPGIHAHNKKYLYQLVAHFKDVAAGIYPLKVVLPEVPSGVTEDDIDNVAMEYLAEQEEYKRKEMEERKNIRKMKEIEKKKATAEEKKKEMQPVDTPKTKKQIKAEKRKMELAEKAAKKAKIDSLSSKVKSDITNKKEAPCKENKTGNEVFQPSSEQVDANKYKKGTQSKPVKAGKTSKDTIPIEITPVQSSNTISKIIESVEQDKQIVKENMDSVPKPDKLLKIFKSRIGIPVVVSGAREAPKKQKIEFSFDDDISPNPEIIFQAIKQAKRQERNDSRASFPKEKIVKDRHIKKDRQKSEKKDIRKKDDIHSKLNKELNTNVDSADMCDSSKEENTIGKIDVQSKADIEETSLSIKDSEKVESVQNLEAQESNLLPIKTSEDKELAKDPWSKGLEEGELEIVIPNKKYLGKSKLRQETKIKEPLRKISKIPISKAAKVKFVLKNNKCQDPAEYLKAIKTSPGIPHDPRKKPKNGVLKITEELLRPFPSFGKKKKRTARITTNIIKESIIR is encoded by the coding sequence ATGGCTGTAATGTCTGCCAATAGTCAACCCCCTGAAAATGTGTTTGCTAAGCGTCTAGCTTCAAATGAGAAGAAAATACGAGACAAAGCTGTCAAGAAATTGCGGCAATGGATAGCTATGCGATCTGGTTCTAGCCCTGTATCCAATTTGGAAATGCTTAAAATTTGGAAAGGCTTGTTCTACTGCATGTATATGAGTGATAAGCCTCTCATACAAGAGGAATTGAGTGAGAATATTGGTGGTTTAATTCATTCCTTTAATGGCCTTCATGGACTTGAGTTCTTTCGCGCGGGTTTGCAAATTATCTCAATTGAGTGGAATGGTATTGATAAATGGAGAATTGATAAATTTCTTATGTTTCTAAGGCGATTGTTACGTCATGCTTTTGAGTATGTTGCTAAGCAAGGATGGCCAGAAGACTATACAAGTCTTTTGGCAGATATTTTGGATAAGGATGTGATCAACGCTAATAAAAGTCTAATTAGTGTTAAGATCCCATTATCGCTACAAGTTCAATTTACTGATATTATAATTGAAGAGCTCGCTAAAGCTGGTGGTGAGGAACTTCAACATGACACGGTTATGCATTTTATCCGACCATTTATAGAGTGTTCAGCACATGGGAAAGATTCAAGGTTAAAATACTCAATAGAGCAAAGagtttttaataatttgatAAATCAAAGTGATGCTGGCCTTGCAAACCAAGTTGGTCTCACTGTTGAAGAATTTAAAGAAGCAGTGAAAGAAATGGCTCCTAGAAATTTTAGAGATCAGGCAAAAGATCCCCGGGCAGGGAAGATCGACATAGAGTTGCCACAAATTCATCTTGACTATGATCTGCTCTCAAAAGAGATATTGACTTATGCCAGCCAGCCAGGCATTCAtgcacataataaaaaatacttgtatCAGCTTGTTGCACACTTTAAAGATGTCGCTGCTGGTATATACCCGCTAAAAGTGGTTCTCCCAGAAGTTCCTAGTGGTGTAACCGAGGATGATATTGACAATGTTGCCATGGAGTATCTTGCAGAGCAAGAAGAGTATAAAAGGAAAGAAATGGAAGAGAGGAAAAATATTCGAAAGATGAAAGAAATTGAGAAGAAAAAAGCAACAgctgaagaaaagaagaaggaaatgCAGCCCGTTgatacccccaaaactaaaaagcaaataaaagccgagaaaagaaaaatggaactAGCCGAGAAAGCAGCCAAGAAAGCTAAAATTGATTCCCTAAGTTCGAAAGTTAAATCagatattacaaataaaaaagaagcaccgtgtaaagaaaacaaaactggtAATGAAGTGTTTCAGCCTTCTTCTGAGCAAGTCGAtgctaataaatataaaaaaggaactCAATCTAAGCCTGTAAAAGCcggaaaaacttcaaaagataCCATACCAATAGAAATCACTCCTGTTCAAAGCTCAAACACTAtatcaaaaattatagaaagTGTGGAACAAGACAAACAGATAGTTAAGGAAAATATGGATTCAGTTCCGAAACCAGATAAGCTCTTGAAGATTTTTAAATCTAGAATTGGAATTCCTGTAGTTGTTTCTGGTGCTAGGGAAgcccctaaaaagcaaaaaattgaattttcatttgatgatGATATTTCTCCTAACCCTGAAATCATCTTTCAAGCAATTAAACAAGCCAAACGCCAAGAAAGAAATGACTCTCGAGCTTCTTTCCCAAAGGAAAAGATTGTTAAAGACAGACATATAAAGAAGGATAGACAAAAAAGCGAGAAGAAAGATATACGTAAAAAAGATGACATTCACtctaaattgaataaagaattgAATACCAATGTCGACTCAGCTGATATGTGCGATTcaagtaaagaagaaaatactatTGGCAAAATTGATGTTCAATCTAAAGCAGATATTGAAGAAACATCTTTATCTATAAAAGATAGTGAAAAGGTTGAGTCAGTCCAAAATTTAGAGGCTCAAGAATCAAACTTATTACCTATCAAAACAAGTGAGGATAAAGAGCTGGCTAAAGATCCTTGGAGTAAAGGTCTTGAAGAAGGGgaattagaaatagttattccaaataagaaatatttgggCAAATCTAAGTTGAGAcaagaaactaaaattaaggagccTCTGAGAAAGATAAGTAAAATCCCCATTTCTAAAGCAGCCAAGGTTAAGTTTGTATTGAAGAACAACAAGTGTCAAGACCCTGCAGAATATCTGAAAGCTATTAAAACAAGTCCTGGGATCCCCCATGATCcaagaaaaaagccaaaaaatggAGTACTCAAAATCACAGAAGAGTTATTGCGCCCATTTCCAAGCTtcgggaaaaagaaaaagaggacgGCTAGAATCACGACCAATATAATTAAAGAAAGCATTATAAGATAA